Genomic window (Microcoleus sp. FACHB-672):
TACGAGACCCTTTCCTATCTGCCGCCACTCAGCGACGCGCAGATTGCCAAACAAATTCAGTACATCCTCGATCAAGGTTATATTCCTGCCATCGAGTTCAATGAAGTGTCTGAACCGACCACATTTTACTGGACACTGTGGAAGTTGCCTTTGTTCAACGCCAGAAGCGTCCAAGAAGTTCTCAGTGAAGTTCAAGGCTGCCGGTCTGAATACTCCAATTGCTTCGTGCGCGTTGTCGGCTTTGACAACATCAAGCAGTGCCAAGTGCTCAGCTTTATCGTACACAAGCCGAACACCAGAGGCTACTAGAACTTAGTTCTCAAATTTGACTCATTAGAGTAAAAATGTAGGGGCAATTCGTAAATT
Coding sequences:
- a CDS encoding ribulose bisphosphate carboxylase small subunit, with amino-acid sequence MKTLPKERRYETLSYLPPLSDAQIAKQIQYILDQGYIPAIEFNEVSEPTTFYWTLWKLPLFNARSVQEVLSEVQGCRSEYSNCFVRVVGFDNIKQCQVLSFIVHKPNTRGY